The Brockia lithotrophica genome includes the window CTCCGACCGGCACCTGTTCGAGAACAAAGGTTACGACCGACGTCGGCGAACTCGCGTTCCCGTCGGGGTGTCTTCGACGATGAGCCCGCGCCGAACGAGCTCTTCTCGCAAGGAATCGGCCTTGGCGAAGTCGCGGGCCTGTCGGGCCTTTTCGCGTTCGGCGAGAAGGGCGGCCTCCTCCTCGGTGAGCTCAACGTCGGAGAGGCTGAGGTCGATGCCGAGGACGTCGGCCATACGCCTGAGGGCTTCGCGAACCGCCGCCAACCTTTGCCGGCCTTCTTGGTCTTCGAGCTTGAGAAGGGAGTACACGCTCCGAGCCGTCTCGTATAGGACCTTGAGGGCGTTTGGCGTGTTCAGATCGTCGGCGAGGGCCTCCCAAAAAGGGCGAAGAAGGCCGGCGACGTCCTCTTCCTTCGCCTCGATCCCCTTTCCCTCCAATGCCCGTTCGGCCTCGGCGTAAGCCAGGCGCAGGCGGAAGAGGGCCTGTTCGGCCTGTACGATCGCCTCAAACCGAAAGACGAGGGGGCTTCGGTAGTGGGTACCGAGGAGGAAGAGGCGGATCGCGCTCCCCTCGCTTTGCCGGAGGAGGTCGCGGACCAAGACGACGTTCCCCAGGGACTTCGACATCTTTTCGTCCCCTACGGTCACGAAGCCCACGTGCATCCACACGCGCACGAAGGGATTCCCCGTCGCCCCTTCCGATTGGGCGATCTCGTTCTCGTGGTGGGGAAAGATGAGGTCTTCCCCGCCCCCGTGGATGTCGAAGGTCTCCCCGAGATACTTCATGGACATCGCCGAGCACTCGATGTGCCATCCCGGCCGGCCCGCAGACCAAGGGGCGTCCCACGTCGGCTCCCCTGGCTTGGCCTTTTTCCACAGGGCGAAATCCAAGGGGTCTTCTTTCCGCGGGTCGACCTCCACGCGCGCCCCCGCGAGAAGTTTCTCGGGAGGCTGTCCGGAAAGCTTCCCGTACTCGGGAAAGGCGCGCACGCGGAAATACACGTCGCCGTCTACGACGTACGCCATTCCCCGCGCGATCAGGCGTTCAATGAGCCGAACCATGTCGTGAATGTGCTCCGTCGCCCGGGGCCGAACCGTCGCCGGCAGGACACCCAAAGCGGCCATGTCTTCCTCGTACGCCCGGATGAACTTCGCGGCTATCCGTTCCGGAGGTTCGCCGCTCTCTTCCGCGGCCCGCAGAATCTTGTCGTCGACGTCCGTGTAGTTGTGCACGTACGTCACGCGGTACCCCATGGCGCGCAAGAAGCGGTACAGCACGTCGAAGACCACGGCGACCCGGGCGTTCCCGATGTGAACGTAGTTGTACACCGTCGGACCGCACACGTACATCCGAACCTCGGGAGGGCGAAGGGGCTCGAAGCGTTCCTTTCGCCGCGTGAGGGTGTTTGTAAGAAAGATGTCGATAGAGGGAACTTCCGCCATGGGCAAACCTCACTTTCTCTGGGCATTTTTTCGAGCGATCCCCTGGGGCGCGAAGGATCGCCTCCCTCGCCCTTCCCTTTGGGATCAAAATCCGGGACGAAGTGCTTCGTTTCTCAGAGGTGCACCCGGAACGTTACGATTCGCGCGAAGAGCTTTTCCTTCGTTCGCGGAGGGTGATTTCGAGGGCCTCGGAAATCGCGTCCAAGCGCTTCAATTCGTGCAGGAGGTTGGCGAGTTTCGCCTCGAGGAGGGCGAGCTCCTCCGAACAAGGGTCGGGAAGATCTCCGTGATCGAGCACGTGAACGGGAGGACGTGCGGGGTCGAAGGTCCTGCGGACGGCGCGCCCAGGTACGCCGACCACCGTCGCATGTGGTGGTACGTCTCGAAGTACCACGGCGCCGGCTCCGATCTTTGCGTAATCCCCTACCGTGATCGCACCCAACACCTTGGCCCCCGCACCCACGAGGACGCCCCTCCCCAACGTCGGATGGCGTTTCCCCTTTTCCTTCCCCGTTCCCCCCAGGGTGACGCCTTGGTAGAGCACGCAATCGTCCCCGACCTCTGCCGTCTCGCCGATGACCACGCCCATCCCGTGGTCGATCACGACGCGCCGCCCGATCTTCGCCCCGGGGTGGATTTCGATCCCCGTCAGGAAACGCACGATCTGGGAAAGCGCTCGGGCAAGAAACCGAAGCCCTAACCGCCAGAGGGCGTGGTTCACGCGGTGCGCGAGGATCGCGTGAAACCCGGGGTAGAGAAAGAAGACCTCCCAGCGGCTCCGTGCCGCCGGATCGTGGGTGAGAAAGGCATCGAGATCTTCCCAAAGTCGTCGGAACACGGTCCCCTCACCCGCCTTTCGCTTCCCCGAACCGTTGCGCTCATACTGGACGCTGCGCCCCCTCCGAAGAAAGGGAAATCCTGGGGAAAACGACCTCGAAGGCGTCTTGTGCGGACGCAAGCCCTTCTTCAGCCCCCGCCAAGCGCAGCCATACCCGGAGAAACTCCCTTAGTGGCGGCTCCGAAGAAGAGGAAATGACGACGCCTTTGCTCTTGAGTGCCGTGCGGAATTCCTCCCATGCGGGCGTCGGGGGGAATGCCCGCCATTCGGGAGAAGAAAACCCGAGGGACTCAAACAGAGCTTCTCGAACGGCAAGTTCTTCTTTTTTCTGCGGGCGCGGAGGAAAGGCGGCGGTGATGTCCATCAAGGCGTCGTCGACAACTTCCGCAAACGGGAGACTCGGTCCTCCCCGCTCGCCTACGAGAACAACTCCCGTCCCGCCTTCCGGAAGGGAAAGGAATGGGCCGCCGGAGGGAAATCCGGCACCCTCCCAGGGATACACGATCCATACCTCTTCCTTCCGTTCGCCGGGGACATCGAGGACGCGTTCGGCGGATATGGGGTGCAAAGCCTCGGGAAAAGGGCCGGACGTTACCAGATAGGCTCGGGCCTTCCCGAGCCGAAGGAGACGTTCGGCAAAGTGGCGGTATACCTCGAGTCGACGCGAGCTGCGGTAGGGTCCGTAGGGTCCGCCTACGTCCGGCCCTTCGTCCCACGTCAGAGAAAGTTCCCGGGCGAGGGACTGAAGCTCTTCCCACGTGCGGGCACCCGACGCCCCGCCGCCGACATCGTAAACGCGAACGACAAAACTTCCCGCTTGCGAACGCGCAAAAATCCAAGAAGCGAGGAGCGCCCCGAGTTCTTCTCCTCTGAACACCGACGCCCCTTCCCGAAGCACGTACCGCGTTCGCACGCGACCTGCCTGCGCGAAACCGCGCGAAAACCAGTCAATTTCCTCACGCATGTCACCGCAGTCTCCCTTCGTCGTGCGCACCCGAAACCTCTGAGGAGAAGAGGAGGACGACGGCCCAAGCGGCAATCCCTTCTTTTTTCCCCAAAGCGCCGAGCCTCTCGGGCGTTGTCGCCTTTACGCTCACGCGCTCCGGCGAAGTGTCGAGGAGTTCGGCGATCCTTTTGCGCATCTCGGGGATATAAGGGGACAGCTTCGGTTCCTCCGCGACGATCACGGCATCCGCGTTCCCCACCCGGTATCCACGTGCGCGCACGAGATCGAAGGCGTACCGCACGATTTCTCCGCTGTCGAGGTTGCGAAAGCGGGGATCGGTATTGGGGAAGTGTTCGCCTATATCTCCCAAGGCGAGTGCGCCAAGCAGGGCGTCCGCAAGAGCGTGGAGGAGCACGTCGGCATCCGAATGGCCTTCCAGCCCGCGATCGTAGGGAATGGAAACTCCCCCCAAGACGAGCGGCCGCATTACGGCAAAGCGGTGTACGTCGTAGCCAATGCCCACCCGAAACAAGGGCAAACCCTCCTCACGGTTCGGCGTCGTATCCCTTTGGCGCGGGTGGAGCGCCCGACTCAACACGGAAACCCTGTCCCTCGGCGTCCTCGGATGCAGACAAAACTCGTAGAAGGGCTTCCGCCACGGCGAGATCCTCGGGTGTTGTGAGCTTCAGGTTGTATTCCTCACCTTCCGTCCAAAACACGGGATGGCCCAGGAGCTCGAAAACGCTCGCCTCGTCCGTGACTTCCCAACCCCGACGTTCTGCCTCTTCCAAGGCGCGCAAAAGATCCGCCCTAGGAAATGCCTGGGGAGTTTGCACCCGAACGAGACCTTCCCGCTTCGGCGTGCGCAAAACTTGCCGCCCGGAGATTTCCTTGATCGTATCCTTCACGGGAAGGGCCGGTACGACGATGCGCCCTTCCCGCGCGTACGCCGCCATCCTTCGGACGAGCGCCTCGCTCACGAGGGGGCGCACGCCGTCGTGTACGAGCACCCCGTGCACCTCCTCGGACAAGGCGCGAACGCCCAAAAACACGCTGTCTTGCCGGCGTTCCCCGCCCGCAACGATACGAAAACCGCGAATTCCGTAAGCGGCCAAGAGGGAACCTACCCGCGGCACATCTTCGCGGCGGACGACGATCACCTTTTCTCCGATTTCCGAAACGCGGGCAAATACTTGAGCCGTACGTACGAGGACGGGAATGCCGGCGAGGGGGAGAAAGGGCTTCCGCACGTTCCCCCCCATTCGTCTTCCCTCACCGGCCGCCACAAGTACCACACCCACTGTTCCCATGGAAAAAAGAGGCCCCTTTCGAGAAGACGAGCTGACGAATCGGCGGCGGACAACGACATTTCGCCCCTCTCGTCCATTGTAGCGGAATTTTGCAAGACGTTCCCCGGATGCGGCGCACCTCTGCCCTGTGCGTCGCCCGAGCAAAAAAGGAAGAGCCCACCGCGTGTGCTCTTCCTCGCGTACGAGATCTCGCTCTCTACAGGGCCTTTTCGTATAGCTTTGGCTTTGCGAACACCATCCGTCCGGCGGACGTCTGAAGGACGCTCGTGACGACGACGGCAACTCGCTCCCCCATGTGGGCCTTCCCGTCTTCCACGACGATCATCGTCCCGTCCTCGAGGTACGCGACTCCCTGCCCTTCTTCCTTTCCGTCGCGAATGATCTGCACGGTAAGCTCCTCGCCCGGAAGTACGATCGGTTTGAGGGCGTTGGCGAGGTCGTTTACGTTCAGCACGGGGATGCCCTGAAGCTCGCAAACTTTGTTTAGGTTGAAATCCGTAGTAAGGATCGACGCCCCGAGTTTCTTGGCCA containing:
- the cysS gene encoding cysteine--tRNA ligase, producing MAEVPSIDIFLTNTLTRRKERFEPLRPPEVRMYVCGPTVYNYVHIGNARVAVVFDVLYRFLRAMGYRVTYVHNYTDVDDKILRAAEESGEPPERIAAKFIRAYEEDMAALGVLPATVRPRATEHIHDMVRLIERLIARGMAYVVDGDVYFRVRAFPEYGKLSGQPPEKLLAGARVEVDPRKEDPLDFALWKKAKPGEPTWDAPWSAGRPGWHIECSAMSMKYLGETFDIHGGGEDLIFPHHENEIAQSEGATGNPFVRVWMHVGFVTVGDEKMSKSLGNVVLVRDLLRQSEGSAIRLFLLGTHYRSPLVFRFEAIVQAEQALFRLRLAYAEAERALEGKGIEAKEEDVAGLLRPFWEALADDLNTPNALKVLYETARSVYSLLKLEDQEGRQRLAAVREALRRMADVLGIDLSLSDVELTEEEAALLAEREKARQARDFAKADSLREELVRRGLIVEDTPTGTRVRRRRS
- the cysE gene encoding serine O-acetyltransferase; its protein translation is MFRRLWEDLDAFLTHDPAARSRWEVFFLYPGFHAILAHRVNHALWRLGLRFLARALSQIVRFLTGIEIHPGAKIGRRVVIDHGMGVVIGETAEVGDDCVLYQGVTLGGTGKEKGKRHPTLGRGVLVGAGAKVLGAITVGDYAKIGAGAVVLRDVPPHATVVGVPGRAVRRTFDPARPPVHVLDHGDLPDPCSEELALLEAKLANLLHELKRLDAISEALEITLRERRKSSSRES
- a CDS encoding glutamate--tRNA ligase family protein, which gives rise to MREEIDWFSRGFAQAGRVRTRYVLREGASVFRGEELGALLASWIFARSQAGSFVVRVYDVGGGASGARTWEELQSLARELSLTWDEGPDVGGPYGPYRSSRRLEVYRHFAERLLRLGKARAYLVTSGPFPEALHPISAERVLDVPGERKEEVWIVYPWEGAGFPSGGPFLSLPEGGTGVVLVGERGGPSLPFAEVVDDALMDITAAFPPRPQKKEELAVREALFESLGFSSPEWRAFPPTPAWEEFRTALKSKGVVISSSSEPPLREFLRVWLRLAGAEEGLASAQDAFEVVFPRISLSSEGAQRPV
- the ispF gene encoding 2-C-methyl-D-erythritol 2,4-cyclodiphosphate synthase, which translates into the protein MFRVGIGYDVHRFAVMRPLVLGGVSIPYDRGLEGHSDADVLLHALADALLGALALGDIGEHFPNTDPRFRNLDSGEIVRYAFDLVRARGYRVGNADAVIVAEEPKLSPYIPEMRKRIAELLDTSPERVSVKATTPERLGALGKKEGIAAWAVVLLFSSEVSGAHDEGRLR
- the ispD gene encoding 2-C-methyl-D-erythritol 4-phosphate cytidylyltransferase → MGGNVRKPFLPLAGIPVLVRTAQVFARVSEIGEKVIVVRREDVPRVGSLLAAYGIRGFRIVAGGERRQDSVFLGVRALSEEVHGVLVHDGVRPLVSEALVRRMAAYAREGRIVVPALPVKDTIKEISGRQVLRTPKREGLVRVQTPQAFPRADLLRALEEAERRGWEVTDEASVFELLGHPVFWTEGEEYNLKLTTPEDLAVAEALLRVLSASEDAEGQGFRVESGAPPAPKGYDAEP